One segment of Echeneis naucrates chromosome 15, fEcheNa1.1, whole genome shotgun sequence DNA contains the following:
- the rgs17 gene encoding regulator of G-protein signaling 17, with translation MPRSVSGVEMRKRQAAHIEAPSQAPGQPRPNTCCLCWCGCCKCLWNEDRMERSERQTCTKMDSIEATEEQHPSLDEVLSWARSFEMMLRSLEGREIFREFLRSEYSEDNLLFWLACEELKKETNPSVVDEKARIIYEDYVSILSPKEVSLDSRVREGINQSLAEPSNLMYEEAQLQIYTLMHRDSFPRFLNSSVYRDLLANRRRTCLDT, from the exons ATG CCCCGCAGTGTGAGTGGAGTGGAGATGAGAAAAAGGCAGGCGGCACACATCGAGGCCCCATCCCAGGCCCCTGGACAGCCCCGACCCAAcacctgctgcctctgctggtGTGGCTGCTGCAAGTGTCTCTG GAACGAAGACAGGATGGAGAGGAGTGAACGACAGACCTGCACCAAGATGGACAGTATTGAAGCTACAGAAGAACA ACACCCCAGTTTAGACGAGGTGCTGTCGTGGGCGCGGAGCTTTGAGATGATGCTGCGCTCGCTGGAGGGCCGGGAGATCTTCCGCGAGTTCCTGCGCTCAGAGTACAGTGAAGACAACCTGCTTTTCTGGCTGGCATGtgaagagctgaaaaaagaGACGAATCCCTCTGTGGTGGATGAGAAAGCTAGGATCATATATGAAGACTATGTGTCCATATTATCACCCAAAGAG GTGAGTCTGGACTCACGGGTCAGAGAAGGAATAAACCAGAGCCTGGCCGAGCCCAGCAACCTAATGTACGAGGAGGCCCAGCTCCAGATCTACACCCTGATGCACCGTGACTCTTTCCCTCGTTTCCTCAACTCCTCCGTTTACAGAGACCTCCTGGCCAACAGGAGGCGCACCTGCCTCGACACCTAG